The genomic DNA TATATGATATAATAGCTTTTCTTTAGAAAAAGAAGAATAGTTAGATAACTTAGATATTTTTTCATAAATCTGTTCCTTTATATCAATTATTTTGCTACCTATAATTTCTCCAATATCCTCAAAATACGTATCTAATAATGGCATGTCCTCTTCTAAAAACACAGGAAAGTTTAATTTATATTTGTTTTCTATTACATCTATTGCATTGATACGTTTTAAACTTTCTATTATACAATCAAATTCTTCTTCTTCAATTTTTATTATTTCTATAATTTCATCTTTTGATATAGAATATGGCTCATTGTGTGCTATTAAATATAATATCTCTGATACAAATTTTTTGCTACAAACATATCCAGGATTAAATTCATCATAAGAACCATTATCTCCAAAAAAATATATATCTAATTTCTTATTCATTCGTAGCACCTCATCATCTACTTATTGAAAACTGACATTATTATTTCATCATAATATTTTCCATCTTTGAATATTTCATCTTTTAAAATTCCTTCTACCTCAAATCCACACTTCTCATAGCATTTTTTAGCTCTTACATTAAATGAAAATGTACTTAATCTTATTTTACGAATATTCATATTATTAAAAATAAAATTCATAAGCACTTTCATTGCATCAGTACCATATCCTTTTCCCCAATATTGCTTGTATCCAATCATAATACCAACAGTTGCAACACGAGATAACCAGTTGACTTCTTGAATACCACAGCCACCAATATATTTTTTTGTTTCTATATCTTCTATGGCAAAATTATAGCTACCATCTTGACTACTTTTCTGCGATCTTACCCATTCTTCCTCTTCCCATAGAGTCATTGGAAAAGGAATATTTGTAACTAAAAATTTTTTAAGTTCCTCATCATTTACAAATGATGTTGCTATTGGTATATCTTCTTCTCTATAAGCTCTCAAGCAGACTTTTTCTCCATAATACATT from Sporanaerobacter acetigenes DSM 13106 includes the following:
- a CDS encoding GNAT family N-acetyltransferase is translated as MYYGEKVCLRAYREEDIPIATSFVNDEELKKFLVTNIPFPMTLWEEEEWVRSQKSSQDGSYNFAIEDIETKKYIGGCGIQEVNWLSRVATVGIMIGYKQYWGKGYGTDAMKVLMNFIFNNMNIRKIRLSTFSFNVRAKKCYEKCGFEVEGILKDEIFKDGKYYDEIIMSVFNK